The genomic DNA TACGGTCTTCTACCGAACCATTATACCAAAGGCCATCCCTGTTAAGGCCAAACTGATAGCCGGTAGCACTTAATGACCATGTGCTTTGATAAAGAAAACGTTCGCCACCGATCTTATCGTTACCTACTGTTCCTGCCGAAGTACGTATTTTGAAAAAGTTGATAGCAGGAAAGGTCTTCTGAAAGAAGGATTCTTCGGATAAAACATAACCTAATGAAACAGACGGAAAGAAGTCGTAACGTTTTCCTGCCGGGAAGTTTTCGGAGCCATTATAGCCGAAGTTCAATTCAGAGAATAATTTAGCGTTATAGGCATAGGTTGCACGTCCAATAAAGCCATTGTACTTATAGGGTAAGCCCATAATAGCCTGTCCGCTGCCAACTGCCTCAAAGAAACTCTGCTGCTGATATAACAACATGCCTCCAACAGCATGCAAGCCTCCAAAAGTGCGGTTATAGTTAATATACGCCTCAACCTGGGTTCTCCTGTTACTGTTGGCTGCTACATCGTAACCCAGGTTATTAGTGCCATCGGTAACTTTTGTGTATGTGCCTTTTGTAAGATCGGTCTCCTGGTCATTTGCAAGAGAGTATTGATAGGTAAAATACGATTTGCCGCGTGTTACATTCCTGTAGCTATAAGAGTCGAATGACAGGCGTACCCTTGTACTTAAACCTTCTGTAATGAAAGGCATATTGAAGTTAAAGCCGGCAGTGGCCTGCAGGGTGTTAGAGAAATTGCGCTGGTACCCGCCCTGGGTAAGCCTTCCATAGGGATTATATGGTTTGGCCGGGAGATAAGCTACTGATCCGTCGGGGTTGGACATGGGATATAAATAAGGAGGTATACCCTGCATGTCGGCAAAGAGCGCGCTGGCGCCTACATTGGGATAGTTATTATCGTATACTATTTCTCCCAGGTTCAGCTCCATGGTAAGGTCCTTGGTAATAGTGACATCCACGTTTGAGCGGAAATTATATTTGTTGTTAACCGCCTGGATATTGTAATCGGACAAGTCGGCATATTTGTACAAACCGTCCTGGCGCAGGTAAGAAATAGATGTGAAATATTTCACAGCCTTATTGCCTCCGCTAACATTCAGGTTTCCCTGGTACATCGCGGCATTGGGTTCCAGCAACTCTTTCAGCCAGTTCACATTGGGATAGAGATACTGGTAAGCAGGATGGCTTCTGTCTCTGAACTTATTCAAATATTCATCGGTATACATGGCATAGTTCTGTCCATCGTTTATCAGGCCTACTTTATATAAGCTCAAGGCATCGTAGGAATCGAGATATTCCGGTAAGCGGGTAGGCGACTGCAATCCGCTCTGAAGTGTGAAGTTGATCTGAGACCTGCCCTCTTTTCCCCGGCGCGTAGTGACCAGTATTACTCCATTTGCGCCTCTTACACCATATACTGCCGTTGAAGACGCGTCTTTCAGGATAGAAATGCTTTCCACTTCATTTGCATCGATGCCGGAGAAGGAACGCTCTACCCCATCCACCATGATCAATGGGGTTTGGCTTCCGGTGAAAGTGGCCATGCCACGAATCCATAACTGCGTGCCATCGTAGCCTGGTTCACCACTGTTCTGTAATGTAATAAGGCCTGGTAAACGACCAGCGAGCGCATTGCTCAAATTCGCTACGGGGCTTTGCCGCAGCTCTTTGGTTCCAACGGTGGAGATAGCCCCGGTAAGACTTATCTTCTTTTGTTTACCGAAACCAACTACGACTACTTCATCCAATGCCTTATTCATTAATAAGGTAACGTTCATGACACTGCCATCGGAAGGCACCTGCACCATTTTTGTTTCATAATCCATGAAACTTACTACCAGGTACTCTTTAGGGCGGACACCGGAAACAGAAAACCGTCCGTTTGCATCTGTTTGCGCCACCAACTTCTTATTCATGACTTCAATATTGGCGCCTGAGATAGGCTTGCTAAGCGAGTCCATCACAATCCCGGTCACGACAATAGAATCCTGTGCCTTAACGGCACTCATCGCCAGAAAGCAAACAATAACCATCCATACGGAACCGGTTGAGAAAGCAGCCCTGCGTGAAAGTGCAATGCTTGTCTTGTACATTTGATGTTTTGGTTAATTAGTGAAGCAATTAGTTGTTAGATCCAGGCAAACCACACCTCGTGTAGTTTACTTACTGATGTTTAATAAGGTTGCGGTGGTAGCTCATAAGCGAACACAGTTGTTTAACCGGTACTTTATACCGGCTGCTCATTAAATGGTCGAATACACTATCATTCAGCCTTTCGGTTGATAAATTATTACTCGTTCTGCTCAGGAGTTATCACAGGTAATAAGTACGGCAACAGGCTTCATTATTTCAATGAAGATCTGTTTCAACTTTTTTACATCATTCGCTGAAAAGCAGCTTGCTGTCTTGGTTTGCAGGCCAGGCAATCTATTAACAGCTATATCTTTCAGATATGCTTTGCTTTTAAAAATCTATTTTTTTGATTAGTATAAATTTCGTTTAAAACAGGATGGGGTGCTCCACAAAATTTAGCTGCTTGTTTACAAAAATTAACCAATCGTTAAATGGTGTTGAAGAAGCAGTATGTTACTATTAAACACGCCAGGGCAATGGGCGGTGGTAATCACACAATCAATGATAAATAAAAAAGTCCCAACAAAATGTTGAGACTTTTAGTGGCTTCGCCAGGAATCGAACCTGGATCTGGAGCTTCGGAAACTCTTATACTATCCATTGTACTACGAAGCCAAAATGCGGACGGGAAGTTCGCAGGGGCACAAAAGTAATGGATTACCCGGTTTCAGACAAATCAATACGCTAAATACGGTTACAGGAATAGTTCTTTACAAAAAGCGGGTAAAAAAACGGAAACAGGCAGGCTGGAGAAAATAGGCAGATCGGCTGCCAGAGACGTTTCGTTGTCGAGGAAGCGGAATACCCTGGCTGGAGGATTCTTTTTGAAGAGACGGGTAAAAATCTGGTCTCCCGGCATTGTTTCATGCCGCAATATTCTAAGAAGCGTGCTGTCGTAGAGGTTAAAACGGGCTTTAAACCAGGGAGTTAATGAAACATCTCCCTCCTTTGCTAATTCTGCCACGATCCTGGCCGTTGTTTTCTGGATAAAACGGAAGGTATAACCCGTACTGGCTTTGGTATCGCCGCCAGCAGTGCCGATATGAAGGATGTTGCCGCTCTGACGGCAAAAACGATGATTGGTCATAGGAATGGCACCGGTTTCCGTTTCCAGCACGCTGTAAGACCCTGGCTGCAGGATATTTTCAATGTATTCGTCCAGGGCCAGGTCATATTGTTCCTGAGATAGCAAAGCTTCGGAAAATACGGTAAACTCAACGAGGGCCTTTCGCGGGGAAACAGGCAATACGTAAACGAAACAGGTACCTGATTCCTGCTTCGTTCTAAAATCCATCAAACGTGCTATATGATCCTGGAAAACCGGCTTTTCAGCTTCTATCATCCTGCCTTTAAAATGCTGCCACAGGTAATGCCTTTCCGGTTGCTGCTTCCAATAGTCACTATAGGTAACACTGTTCAGCAGCGTTGAACAATAGATCTTTTCTCCATTCACCAGGGCGAAAGCAAGCGGCCCCTCATTATCTATGGCAGTAACGTTCGCCTGCAGCCAATGAATATCAGAGAAAGCAGCGGAAGCAGTTTTGACATGGTGGAAGAGGTCGCGCGACCGGATCATTTTGTATTTATAGGGGAATAGCGGCTTTTGGAGTTTTAACTCAGCGCTTACTATTTCAATCTGCTCCCATCGATGAAAGACAACCGGCTCAAAAATATCTTCCTGCTTTTCCCAGAAACACCAGGTTTTAGAAGGCTGCTCCTGCATCAGGGGATCTATGATCAGAATCTTCTTATTGAAATAAAAAGGATGCTTCATCATACGCATTAACATGCTCAGACCTGCGCAACCGGCGCCGGCAATGATGTAATCGTATGTAGGATGCTGTGGAATAACTGTTCGATGTTTATATGGACGAGGAGGCAGATTTTATCTTTTCATCTCTGCGCACTTTGTCCCAGTATTTCTTTGCAACGAGTAACATACCAAAGCTTTCGCCCTCTTCTTTTCCGAGATGTTTATGATGCATTTTATGAGCCCAGCGAATAGCTTTTACATAACGGTTATTGCTCTTTGTAAACCACTTGACACGCTGATGAATGATGATCTCATGCACCAGTACGTAAGCAATTCCATAGAGCAGTATTCCCATTCCTATACT from Filimonas effusa includes the following:
- a CDS encoding lycopene cyclase family protein, with the translated sequence MPPRPYKHRTVIPQHPTYDYIIAGAGCAGLSMLMRMMKHPFYFNKKILIIDPLMQEQPSKTWCFWEKQEDIFEPVVFHRWEQIEIVSAELKLQKPLFPYKYKMIRSRDLFHHVKTASAAFSDIHWLQANVTAIDNEGPLAFALVNGEKIYCSTLLNSVTYSDYWKQQPERHYLWQHFKGRMIEAEKPVFQDHIARLMDFRTKQESGTCFVYVLPVSPRKALVEFTVFSEALLSQEQYDLALDEYIENILQPGSYSVLETETGAIPMTNHRFCRQSGNILHIGTAGGDTKASTGYTFRFIQKTTARIVAELAKEGDVSLTPWFKARFNLYDSTLLRILRHETMPGDQIFTRLFKKNPPARVFRFLDNETSLAADLPIFSSLPVSVFLPAFCKELFL
- a CDS encoding SusC/RagA family TonB-linked outer membrane protein is translated as MYKTSIALSRRAAFSTGSVWMVIVCFLAMSAVKAQDSIVVTGIVMDSLSKPISGANIEVMNKKLVAQTDANGRFSVSGVRPKEYLVVSFMDYETKMVQVPSDGSVMNVTLLMNKALDEVVVVGFGKQKKISLTGAISTVGTKELRQSPVANLSNALAGRLPGLITLQNSGEPGYDGTQLWIRGMATFTGSQTPLIMVDGVERSFSGIDANEVESISILKDASSTAVYGVRGANGVILVTTRRGKEGRSQINFTLQSGLQSPTRLPEYLDSYDALSLYKVGLINDGQNYAMYTDEYLNKFRDRSHPAYQYLYPNVNWLKELLEPNAAMYQGNLNVSGGNKAVKYFTSISYLRQDGLYKYADLSDYNIQAVNNKYNFRSNVDVTITKDLTMELNLGEIVYDNNYPNVGASALFADMQGIPPYLYPMSNPDGSVAYLPAKPYNPYGRLTQGGYQRNFSNTLQATAGFNFNMPFITEGLSTRVRLSFDSYSYRNVTRGKSYFTYQYSLANDQETDLTKGTYTKVTDGTNNLGYDVAANSNRRTQVEAYINYNRTFGGLHAVGGMLLYQQQSFFEAVGSGQAIMGLPYKYNGFIGRATYAYNAKLFSELNFGYNGSENFPAGKRYDFFPSVSLGYVLSEESFFQKTFPAINFFKIRTSAGTVGNDKIGGERFLYQSTWSLSATGYQFGLNRDGLWYNGSVEDRTGNPDVTWEKATKYNVGLDVELFRGALSFTGDVFYEKRKDILARPGTIPSTIGIVNLPYVNLGSVENKGFEVSAEYKKQTKTFGYFVKGNFSFARNKILEMDEPLYIGREYQRRTGRRVNEQYGLTALGFFQTKEDITNSPSQSAYGSVQPGDLKYKDVNDDGVINSMDESYLGKSSTPEQIMGFALGFNVWGFDVSALFQGAFGGNVWLTGPRVWPFSGDAGVLSDVKDNYWTPERPNAAYPRISYAANANNDQNSSFWLKSTNYIRLKNVEIGYTLSPKITQRIGIRNARFFVNGINLITWDDIKIFDPEIPNSSGNYPQQRVFNAGLSIGL
- a CDS encoding sterol desaturase family protein, with product MMNWLLYIGITLVTFCLMEAITWLTHKYVMHGFLWYLHEDHHKKGEGFFEKNDAFFIIFAIPSCLCFLLGSIYGLGWLVSIGMGILLYGIAYVLVHEIIIHQRVKWFTKSNNRYVKAIRWAHKMHHKHLGKEEGESFGMLLVAKKYWDKVRRDEKIKSASSSI